The following coding sequences lie in one Micromonospora sp. R77 genomic window:
- a CDS encoding phospho-sugar mutase, with translation MAAETTDLDDVREQARRWLDDDPDPATRDELRDVLDRLPGSAPDLADRFAGPLTFGTAGLRGPLRAGPNGMNLAVVTRAAAGLVGWLAAQGGTGPLVIGYDARHGSRAFAERTAQVATGAGRPALLLPRPLPTPVLAYAVRHLGGVAGVMVTASHNPPQDNGYKVYLGARLGGELGAGAQIVPPADAGIEAAIRSVGALAEVPLGPAGEVLGDDLVASYVARAAAVIDPDGPRDLNVAYTPLHGVGAAVLTAAFARAGFPVPGVVPDQAEPDPAFPTVSFPNPEEPGAVDHLVALADSTGADLAIANDPDADRCAVAVRTGDTGWRMLRGDEVGALLADHLMRRGVRGLYATTIVSSSLLRAMCAARGLPYDETLTGFKWIVRAGGGAQPLVFGYEEALGYCVAPEHVRDKDGITAALTVAELAAGLKAQGRTLTDRLDELAAEFGVHHTDQLSVRVDDLRLIAEMMTRLRAAVPVSLLGQPVTESTDLLPESDVVILRTAAARVVIRPSGTEPKLKAYLEVVEPVTDGDVPAARTRAHAAITALRAEIAQALGL, from the coding sequence ATGGCGGCGGAAACCACTGACCTTGACGACGTTCGCGAGCAGGCCCGACGGTGGCTCGACGACGACCCCGACCCGGCCACCCGGGACGAGCTGCGTGACGTGCTCGACCGGCTGCCGGGCAGCGCGCCGGACCTGGCCGACCGCTTCGCCGGGCCGCTGACCTTCGGCACCGCCGGGCTGCGCGGCCCGCTGCGGGCCGGCCCCAACGGGATGAACCTCGCGGTGGTCACCCGGGCCGCCGCCGGGCTGGTCGGTTGGCTCGCCGCCCAGGGCGGCACCGGTCCGCTGGTCATCGGGTACGACGCCCGGCACGGCTCCCGGGCCTTCGCCGAGCGGACCGCCCAGGTCGCCACCGGCGCGGGTCGGCCGGCGCTGCTGCTGCCCCGACCACTGCCCACCCCGGTGCTCGCCTACGCGGTGCGGCACCTCGGCGGGGTGGCCGGCGTGATGGTCACCGCCAGCCACAACCCGCCCCAGGACAACGGCTACAAGGTCTACTTGGGTGCCCGGCTCGGCGGTGAGCTGGGGGCCGGCGCGCAGATCGTGCCGCCCGCCGACGCCGGCATCGAGGCGGCGATCCGGTCGGTCGGCGCGCTCGCCGAGGTGCCGCTCGGTCCGGCGGGCGAGGTGCTCGGCGACGACCTGGTCGCGTCGTACGTGGCGCGGGCCGCCGCCGTGATCGACCCGGACGGGCCCCGCGACCTGAACGTGGCCTACACGCCGCTGCACGGGGTGGGGGCGGCGGTGCTGACCGCCGCGTTCGCCCGGGCCGGTTTCCCGGTGCCGGGGGTGGTACCGGACCAGGCCGAGCCGGACCCGGCCTTCCCGACCGTGAGCTTCCCCAACCCGGAGGAGCCCGGCGCGGTGGACCACCTGGTGGCGCTCGCCGACTCGACCGGGGCGGACCTGGCGATCGCCAATGACCCGGACGCCGACCGGTGCGCGGTGGCCGTCCGGACCGGTGACACGGGCTGGCGGATGCTGCGCGGCGACGAGGTGGGCGCGCTGCTCGCCGACCACCTGATGCGCCGCGGCGTGCGGGGCCTCTACGCCACCACCATCGTGTCGTCGTCCCTGCTGCGGGCCATGTGCGCTGCCCGGGGCCTGCCGTACGACGAGACGCTGACCGGGTTCAAGTGGATCGTGCGGGCCGGGGGCGGGGCGCAGCCGCTGGTCTTCGGCTACGAGGAGGCGCTGGGCTACTGCGTGGCCCCGGAGCACGTCCGCGACAAGGACGGCATCACCGCCGCGCTGACCGTCGCCGAGCTGGCCGCCGGGCTGAAGGCACAGGGCCGTACGCTCACCGACCGGCTGGACGAGCTGGCCGCCGAGTTCGGCGTGCACCACACCGACCAGCTCTCCGTACGGGTCGACGACCTGCGGCTGATCGCGGAGATGATGACCCGGCTGCGCGCCGCCGTCCCGGTCAGCCTGCTCGGACAGCCGGTCACCGAGTCGACCGACCTGCTCCCCGAGTCGGACGTGGTGATCCTGCGCACCGCCGCCGCCCGCGTGGTGATCCGCCCGTCCGGCACCGAACCGAAGCTCAAGGCGTACCTCGAGGTCGTGGAACCGGTCACGGACGGCGACGTCCCGGCGGCCCGCACCCGCGCGCACGCCGCGATCACGGCGCTGCGCGCCGAGATCGCCCAGGCCCTCGGCCTCTGA
- a CDS encoding GPP34 family phosphoprotein — protein sequence MTGVALAEELLLLAYDDESGKATMPRISLDLGMAAAVLIELALAGRIAYAEGNLAVTDPAPVGEPIIDEVLARVAADTPHSPSSWVQRLRHGLRDRILGDLVARGVVRDVEETELGFITVHRYPVVDATVEKDTRDRLAAALTSGQLPDERTAALATLVAVLRMEPALGLTGTAADDARRRLEEIASGAGFSGNVSLDDSVVRPSIGLVVAALGQAVDQALGKRP from the coding sequence ATGACTGGTGTTGCGCTCGCCGAAGAGCTGCTGCTCCTCGCGTATGACGACGAATCCGGCAAGGCGACCATGCCGCGGATCAGCCTCGACCTCGGCATGGCCGCGGCGGTGCTGATCGAGTTGGCGCTGGCCGGGCGGATCGCGTACGCCGAGGGAAACCTGGCGGTGACCGATCCGGCTCCGGTCGGTGAGCCGATCATCGACGAGGTGCTGGCGCGCGTTGCCGCCGACACCCCGCACAGCCCGTCGTCCTGGGTGCAGCGGCTCCGGCACGGCCTGCGCGACCGGATCCTCGGCGACCTGGTCGCCCGGGGCGTGGTGCGGGACGTCGAGGAGACCGAGCTGGGCTTCATCACCGTGCACCGCTATCCGGTGGTGGACGCCACGGTGGAGAAGGACACCCGGGACCGGCTCGCCGCCGCGCTGACCAGCGGTCAGCTCCCCGACGAGCGGACCGCCGCGCTGGCCACCCTGGTCGCCGTGCTGCGGATGGAACCGGCGCTCGGCCTGACCGGCACGGCGGCGGACGACGCCCGCCGCCGGCTGGAGGAGATCGCCAGCGGCGCCGGCTTCTCCGGCAACGTCAGCCTCGACGACTCAGTCGTCCGCCCCTCCATCGGCCTGGTCGTCGCCGCCCTCGGCCAGGCCGTCGACCAGGCCCTCGGCAAACGTCCCTGA